From one Gemmatimonadaceae bacterium genomic stretch:
- a CDS encoding DUF2892 domain-containing protein, whose product MCNDKVIRRFAGTFILLSVALGWFVHPGWYGFTAFVGLNLLQSSFTGFCPLERMLGAGRLFGCSSR is encoded by the coding sequence ATGTGCAATGACAAGGTGATCCGGCGGTTCGCCGGGACGTTCATCCTGCTGTCGGTGGCGCTGGGGTGGTTCGTGCACCCCGGCTGGTACGGCTTCACGGCCTTCGTCGGCCTGAACCTGCTGCAGTCGAGCTTCACCGGGTTCTGCCCGCTGGAGCGGATGCTCGGCGCCGGACGGTTGTTCGGCTGCAGCAGCCGGTAG
- a CDS encoding FAD-binding dehydrogenase: MAQSVADIIIVGAGLAGLVAAAEAADAGRSVLLLDQEGEQNLGGQAFWSLGGLFLVDSPEQRRLGIRDSHALALRDWMATAGFDRDDDHWPRRWAAAYVDFAAGEKRAWLHAQGLRWFPAVGWAERGAAGAGASGNSVPRFHVTWGTGPAVLEPFVRRVRAHAAAGRVQLRFRHRVTALQVTGGVVHGVSGEVLEPTTVARGAASTRTVVGDFTLHAGAVIVTSGGIGGNHALVRQHWPVARLGAPPSFMLSGVPEHVDGLLQQAVHAAGARLVHPDRMWHYTEGVRNWSPIWPAHGIRILPGPSSLWLDPEGKRLPYPNIPGADTLGTLQHIGTHGHPYTWFLLNRAIIRKEFALSGSEQNPDLTGKSLSLTLRRIGRAVQAPVQAFMDRGADFVVRRTLPELVEGMRAVAGDGRLDHDTVHREVTDRDAQVHNVAGKDPQLAIVRNARALLSERLVRVAPPAPLLDPADGPLVAVQLHVVTRKSLGGLETDLQARVLGADGQPMPGLYAAGEVAGFGGGGVHGYRALEGTFLGGCLFSGRAAGRAAAGDVGA; encoded by the coding sequence ATGGCGCAGTCGGTGGCGGACATCATCATCGTCGGTGCCGGACTGGCGGGCCTCGTCGCAGCCGCCGAGGCGGCGGATGCCGGACGCTCGGTGCTGCTCCTGGACCAGGAAGGGGAGCAGAATCTCGGCGGGCAGGCATTCTGGTCGCTCGGCGGGCTCTTCCTCGTTGACTCACCCGAGCAGCGGCGCCTTGGCATCCGCGACTCGCACGCGCTGGCGCTGCGTGACTGGATGGCCACGGCGGGCTTCGATCGCGACGACGATCACTGGCCGCGCCGGTGGGCGGCGGCGTACGTGGACTTCGCCGCCGGTGAGAAGCGCGCCTGGCTGCATGCACAGGGCCTGCGCTGGTTCCCGGCAGTGGGATGGGCGGAACGTGGTGCGGCCGGCGCCGGTGCCTCCGGCAACAGCGTGCCGCGGTTCCACGTGACGTGGGGCACCGGGCCGGCCGTGCTCGAGCCCTTCGTGCGCCGCGTGCGTGCCCACGCGGCCGCGGGGCGTGTGCAGCTGCGGTTCCGGCACCGGGTGACGGCGTTGCAGGTGACCGGTGGCGTGGTGCACGGCGTGAGCGGCGAGGTGCTCGAGCCCACGACGGTGGCGCGTGGCGCGGCGAGCACGCGCACGGTGGTGGGCGACTTCACCCTCCACGCCGGCGCCGTGATCGTGACGTCGGGTGGCATCGGCGGCAACCATGCGCTGGTGCGGCAGCACTGGCCGGTGGCGCGCCTTGGTGCACCGCCGTCGTTCATGCTCTCGGGGGTGCCGGAGCATGTGGACGGCCTGCTGCAGCAGGCGGTGCACGCCGCCGGTGCGCGGCTGGTGCACCCCGACCGGATGTGGCACTACACCGAGGGGGTGCGCAACTGGAGCCCGATCTGGCCGGCACACGGCATCCGCATCCTGCCCGGGCCGAGCAGCCTCTGGCTCGACCCCGAAGGCAAGCGACTTCCGTATCCGAACATCCCGGGTGCCGACACCCTCGGCACGCTGCAGCACATCGGCACCCACGGGCACCCCTACACCTGGTTCCTGCTCAACCGTGCGATCATCCGGAAGGAGTTCGCCCTCTCCGGCAGCGAGCAGAACCCCGACCTCACGGGCAAGAGCCTGTCGCTCACGCTGCGCCGGATCGGTCGCGCGGTGCAGGCGCCGGTGCAGGCCTTCATGGACCGGGGCGCCGACTTCGTGGTGCGGCGCACGCTGCCCGAGCTGGTGGAGGGCATGCGCGCCGTGGCGGGTGATGGCCGGCTGGATCACGACACGGTGCACCGCGAGGTGACCGACCGGGACGCGCAGGTGCACAACGTGGCCGGCAAGGACCCGCAGCTCGCCATCGTGCGGAATGCACGGGCACTGCTGAGCGAGCGGCTGGTGCGGGTGGCGCCGCCCGCGCCGCTGCTCGATCCGGCCGACGGCCCGCTGGTGGCCGTGCAGCTGCACGTGGTGACGCGGAAGTCACTCGGCGGACTGGAGACCGACCTGCAGGCACGGGTGCTTGGCGCCGACGGCCAGCCGATGCCGGGACTCTACGCGGCCGGCGAGGTGGCGGGCTTCGGTGGCGGCGGCGTGCACGGCTATCGCGCGCTCGAGGGCACCTTCCTCGGCGGATGCCTGTTCAGCGGCCGGGCTGCGGGCCGCGCGGCCGCGGGCGACGTGGGCGCGTGA
- a CDS encoding MBL fold metallo-hydrolase: MTQSPQWHDGRFHNPGPMWNDMGGAISRLLDPPPATVPDSAGVPVVHPTRSSLLAVPASGLRVTWFGHSSSLIEIDGVRLLTDPIWSTRPSPVTWAGPQRWFPPVIALDSLPPIDAVLISHDHYDHLDRATIQAMRGWTTMFIVPLGIGAHLESWGIPPARIVELDWWQPVRVGALEIVATPARHASGRLSPQSDQTLWAGYAILGPAHRAFYSGDTGLHETLGEIGTRYGPFDVALIESGQYDAAWPDWHLGPEQAVEASRRVRAKAMIPVHWALFKLASHGWTEPAERVLAAGRCLGVAIITPRPGASVEPASLAGDDAERWWPTLPWSTASQAPVIATRRGDPADRVPPAPCVR, encoded by the coding sequence ATGACGCAGTCCCCGCAGTGGCACGACGGCCGGTTCCACAATCCAGGGCCGATGTGGAACGACATGGGCGGCGCCATCTCGCGCCTGCTCGATCCACCACCCGCCACCGTGCCCGACAGCGCCGGCGTGCCGGTGGTGCATCCGACCCGGTCCTCGCTGCTGGCGGTCCCCGCGTCGGGACTGCGCGTCACCTGGTTCGGCCACTCGTCCAGCCTGATCGAGATCGACGGCGTGCGTTTGCTCACCGACCCGATCTGGAGCACACGTCCGTCACCGGTCACCTGGGCAGGACCGCAACGCTGGTTCCCGCCGGTGATCGCGCTCGACAGCCTGCCGCCGATCGACGCCGTGCTGATCTCGCACGACCACTACGACCATCTCGATCGCGCCACCATCCAGGCGATGCGTGGCTGGACCACGATGTTCATCGTGCCGCTGGGCATCGGGGCGCACCTCGAGTCGTGGGGCATTCCGCCTGCACGCATCGTGGAACTGGACTGGTGGCAGCCGGTGCGCGTCGGCGCGCTGGAGATCGTGGCGACACCCGCGCGCCACGCCTCCGGACGCCTGTCACCGCAGTCCGATCAGACGCTCTGGGCGGGCTACGCCATACTCGGTCCGGCGCACCGTGCCTTCTATTCGGGCGACACCGGCCTGCACGAGACGCTCGGCGAGATCGGCACCAGGTACGGCCCGTTCGACGTGGCGCTGATCGAGTCGGGCCAGTACGACGCCGCCTGGCCGGACTGGCACCTGGGACCGGAGCAGGCCGTCGAGGCGAGCCGCCGCGTGCGGGCGAAGGCGATGATCCCGGTGCACTGGGCGCTGTTCAAGCTCGCGAGCCACGGCTGGACGGAACCCGCCGAGCGCGTGCTGGCCGCCGGCCGCTGTCTGGGCGTGGCCATCATCACGCCGCGACCCGGCGCGAGCGTCGAACCCGCGAGCCTCGCCGGCGATGACGCGGAGCGCTGGTGGCCGACGCTGCCGTGGTCCACCGCCAGCCAGGCCCCCGTGATCGCGACGCGACGCGGCGATCCCGCCGATCGCGTGCCGCCAGCGCCCTGCGTGCGCTGA
- a CDS encoding MoaD/ThiS family protein: protein MIRVVLPSPLRALAQAGAEITVAVEAPVTLRSVVDAIEARYPMLRGTIRDHDTQQRRAFVRFFAEQRDLSHGSPDDALPESVAGGREPLLIIGAMAGG, encoded by the coding sequence ATGATCCGGGTCGTGCTGCCGTCGCCGCTGCGTGCGTTGGCACAGGCCGGCGCGGAGATCACGGTGGCAGTGGAGGCGCCGGTGACGCTGCGTTCCGTGGTGGATGCCATCGAGGCACGCTACCCCATGCTGCGGGGCACCATCCGCGATCATGACACGCAGCAGCGCCGCGCGTTCGTGCGCTTCTTCGCCGAGCAGCGTGACCTGTCGCACGGGTCGCCGGATGACGCGTTGCCGGAGAGTGTCGCGGGTGGCCGGGAGCCGCTGCTGATCATCGGTGCGATGGCCGGCGGTTGA
- a CDS encoding exo-alpha-sialidase — protein sequence MSRVRVLVGTKKGAFILTSDGDRKQWNVAGPHFPGWEMYHLKGSPVDPDRIWASQSGGWFGQLIQRSDDGGLTWTAVDNRFAYDGVPGTHQWYDGTPHPWEFKRVWHLEPSLTDRDTVYAGVEDAALFKSTDGGASWVELSGLRTHGSGAQWQPGAGGLCLHTIVLDPVNPDRIYIAISAAGAFRTDDGGVTWRPINTGLRSGEIPAQDSEVGHCVHHITMHPSHPERLFMQKHWDIMRSDDAGDHWHEVSGNLPTDFGFPIEVHAHEPETIYVVPITSDAHHFPPDGALRVYRSRTGGSEWEALGHGLPDRDCYVNVLRDAMAVDTMASCGVYFGTTGGQVYCSSDSGDTWMPIVRDLPAVLSVEVQTLP from the coding sequence ATGAGCCGCGTACGTGTCCTGGTCGGAACGAAGAAGGGGGCATTCATCCTCACGTCCGATGGCGACCGGAAGCAATGGAACGTCGCCGGTCCGCATTTCCCGGGCTGGGAGATGTATCACCTCAAGGGTTCGCCGGTCGATCCCGATCGCATCTGGGCCTCGCAGTCGGGGGGATGGTTCGGTCAGCTCATCCAGCGCTCGGACGATGGTGGCCTGACCTGGACCGCGGTGGACAACCGCTTCGCCTACGACGGCGTGCCCGGCACGCACCAGTGGTACGACGGCACGCCGCATCCCTGGGAGTTCAAGCGGGTCTGGCACCTCGAGCCGTCACTCACCGATCGTGACACCGTGTATGCGGGGGTGGAGGACGCCGCGCTCTTCAAGTCCACCGACGGCGGTGCGAGCTGGGTGGAGCTGTCCGGCTTGCGCACGCACGGTTCGGGCGCGCAATGGCAGCCCGGCGCCGGCGGGCTCTGCCTGCACACCATCGTGCTCGACCCGGTGAACCCGGACCGCATCTACATCGCGATCTCGGCCGCAGGGGCGTTCCGCACCGACGACGGCGGCGTGACCTGGAGGCCGATCAACACGGGGCTGCGCTCCGGCGAGATCCCCGCGCAGGACTCGGAGGTGGGGCACTGCGTGCACCACATCACCATGCACCCGTCACACCCCGAGCGGCTCTTCATGCAGAAGCACTGGGACATCATGCGCAGCGACGATGCGGGGGATCACTGGCATGAGGTGAGCGGCAACCTGCCCACCGACTTCGGCTTCCCGATCGAGGTGCACGCGCACGAGCCGGAGACGATCTACGTGGTGCCGATCACCAGCGACGCGCACCACTTCCCGCCCGACGGTGCGCTGCGCGTGTATCGCAGCCGCACCGGCGGCTCCGAGTGGGAGGCGCTGGGCCATGGGCTACCGGACCGGGACTGCTATGTGAACGTGCTGCGGGATGCGATGGCGGTGGACACCATGGCATCGTGCGGCGTGTACTTCGGCACCACCGGTGGGCAGGTCTACTGCTCCAGCGACTCGGGTGACACCTGGATGCCGATCGTGCGCGACCTGCCGGCGGTGCTGTCGGTCGAGGTGCAGACGCTGCCATGA
- a CDS encoding FAD:protein FMN transferase, with amino-acid sequence MLSLMDSRLGLALRAWPALRSASRRQHHTFHYEQVLGTSFELQVTAASYRAAQRAESAALAEVDRLEPILSAWSGTSELACWLMTRDCDVCVSPELVEVLRASEQWRVLTGGAFDPAAQAVITVLRDHADCALDEETFTTLLSAMHVPRWSLDVARGTARRRTPLAISLDAIAKGYIVARAAARARDVAGVGSVLLNIGGDIQHCGDDTMSVGIADPHAPAENAPPIAVVRLHNAALATSGGYRRGFVTNGRRVSHIVDPRTGQPAEHIASASVLAPNCATADALSTAFSVMSPRESLALADTLPAIGCLLVTHDGRRITNATWDAAATPLHATATTHGS; translated from the coding sequence ATGCTCAGTCTCATGGACAGCCGACTCGGCCTGGCCCTGCGCGCCTGGCCGGCGCTCCGGTCGGCCTCGCGCCGCCAGCACCACACCTTCCACTACGAGCAGGTGCTCGGTACCTCGTTCGAGCTGCAGGTGACGGCCGCCAGCTATCGCGCGGCACAGCGCGCCGAGTCGGCGGCGCTGGCCGAGGTGGACCGGCTGGAGCCGATCCTGAGCGCGTGGTCGGGCACCAGCGAGCTGGCCTGCTGGCTCATGACGCGCGACTGCGATGTCTGCGTGTCGCCGGAGCTGGTGGAGGTGCTGCGGGCCAGTGAGCAGTGGCGCGTGCTCACCGGCGGCGCCTTCGATCCGGCGGCACAGGCCGTGATCACGGTGCTCCGCGACCACGCCGACTGCGCGCTGGACGAGGAGACGTTCACCACGCTGCTGTCCGCGATGCACGTCCCGCGCTGGAGCCTGGACGTGGCGCGCGGCACGGCGCGTCGCCGCACGCCGCTCGCGATCTCGCTGGATGCCATCGCCAAGGGGTACATCGTGGCGCGTGCGGCGGCCCGGGCGCGTGACGTGGCCGGCGTGGGGAGCGTGCTGCTCAACATCGGCGGCGACATCCAGCACTGCGGTGACGACACCATGTCGGTGGGCATCGCCGATCCGCACGCGCCGGCAGAGAACGCCCCACCGATCGCGGTGGTGCGGCTGCACAACGCGGCGCTGGCCACCAGCGGCGGCTACCGGCGCGGCTTCGTCACCAACGGGCGTCGCGTGTCGCACATCGTGGACCCGCGCACCGGCCAGCCGGCGGAACACATCGCCAGCGCCTCGGTGCTGGCGCCCAACTGCGCCACGGCCGACGCCCTCTCCACCGCCTTCAGCGTGATGTCACCACGCGAGAGCCTGGCCCTCGCGGACACGCTGCCGGCCATCGGGTGCCTGCTCGTCACGCACGACGGGCGCCGGATCACGAACGCCACCTGGGATGCTGCGGCCACGCCGCTGCACGCGACCGCCACGACGCACGGGAGCTGA
- a CDS encoding winged helix-turn-helix transcriptional regulator, which produces MATKRMGPELLDLVADRFKALSDCARLRLLQELRGGPRTVNELAAATQMAQANVSRHLAVLFGHNLVAREKDGVYVHYSLADRDVLKLCELVCGRLESELAERRKVIAGR; this is translated from the coding sequence ATGGCGACCAAGCGGATGGGCCCCGAACTGCTCGACCTCGTCGCGGACCGCTTCAAGGCACTCAGCGACTGCGCGCGGCTGCGCCTGCTGCAGGAGCTGCGCGGCGGCCCGCGCACCGTGAACGAGCTGGCGGCGGCAACGCAGATGGCGCAGGCGAACGTGTCGCGACACCTCGCGGTGCTCTTCGGCCACAACCTGGTGGCACGCGAGAAGGACGGCGTGTACGTGCACTATTCCCTCGCCGACCGCGACGTGCTGAAGCTCTGCGAGCTGGTCTGCGGCCGGCTGGAAAGCGAGCTGGCGGAGCGCCGGAAGGTCATCGCGGGGCGCTGA
- the moeB gene encoding molybdopterin-synthase adenylyltransferase MoeB — translation MDPGPAPAPDVLPALSADERQRYARHLSLPGIGTDGQRRLKSARVLLVGAGGLGSPTALYLAAAGVGTIGLVDGDVVDVTNLQRQVLHGTKDVGRPKLDSARDRLHDLNPHVQVTLYREWLTAANALEVMRRWDIVIDGTDNFATRYLVNDACVLLGIPNVHGSVFQFDGQASVFATPHGPCYRCLYPEPPPPGMVQNCAEGGVFGVLPGLIGTIQAVETIKLITGVGETLAGRLLMIDALTMQFRTVEFSRDPACPACGTRTIDRLIDYDRFCGTPAIGSTTGAVPEITPAELAARLARGDAIDLVDVREPREVAVSQIAGARHIPLRTLADAAHTLDASREIVLVCRSGMRSSEGVRTLQAAGFSRLSSLAGGMVRWTEDVDPSLPSPG, via the coding sequence ATGGATCCCGGTCCCGCACCAGCGCCAGACGTGCTGCCCGCCCTCTCGGCTGACGAGCGGCAGCGGTACGCGCGCCACCTGTCGCTGCCGGGGATCGGCACCGACGGCCAGCGACGGCTGAAGTCGGCGCGCGTGCTGCTCGTCGGCGCCGGCGGCCTCGGCTCACCGACCGCGCTCTACCTGGCCGCCGCCGGTGTCGGCACCATCGGCCTCGTGGATGGCGACGTGGTGGACGTGACCAACCTGCAGCGGCAGGTGCTGCACGGCACGAAGGATGTCGGCCGCCCGAAGCTCGACTCGGCGCGCGACCGGCTGCACGACCTCAACCCCCACGTGCAGGTCACGCTGTACCGCGAGTGGCTCACGGCAGCGAATGCGCTGGAGGTGATGCGCCGCTGGGACATCGTGATCGACGGCACCGACAACTTCGCCACCCGCTACCTGGTGAACGACGCCTGTGTGCTGCTGGGCATTCCCAACGTGCATGGGTCGGTCTTCCAGTTCGACGGGCAGGCGTCGGTGTTCGCCACGCCGCACGGACCCTGCTATCGCTGCCTCTATCCCGAGCCGCCACCACCCGGCATGGTGCAGAACTGTGCGGAGGGCGGCGTGTTCGGCGTGCTGCCCGGCCTGATCGGCACCATCCAGGCCGTGGAGACGATCAAGCTCATCACCGGCGTGGGCGAGACGCTGGCCGGGCGGCTGCTGATGATCGATGCCCTCACGATGCAGTTCCGCACCGTGGAGTTCTCGCGCGATCCCGCCTGCCCCGCCTGCGGCACGCGCACCATCGACCGGTTGATCGACTACGACCGGTTCTGCGGCACGCCCGCCATCGGCAGCACGACCGGTGCCGTTCCCGAGATCACGCCGGCCGAACTGGCCGCCCGCCTCGCCCGCGGTGACGCGATCGACCTCGTCGACGTGCGGGAGCCGCGCGAGGTGGCGGTATCGCAGATCGCCGGCGCACGCCACATCCCGCTGCGCACGCTCGCCGACGCCGCCCACACGCTGGATGCCTCGCGCGAGATCGTGCTCGTCTGTCGCAGCGGGATGCGCAGCAGCGAGGGGGTGCGGACGCTGCAGGCCGCCGGCTTCAGCCGTCTGTCGTCGCTGGCGGGCGGGATGGTGCGCTGGACGGAAGACGTCGATCCGTCGCTGCCTTCGCCAGGCTGA
- a CDS encoding DUF4136 domain-containing protein yields the protein MFLARLTRLAVVSSTAVLAACASVSAGADFDPAIRLDQYHSFDWGAGDTMPAGDVRLDNNPFFDSRVRAAVELEMAAKGVQRRTTSPDLLVHYHVSVRQRVDVVRTDEARGYTDPWMRQGSTVVEFDEGTLLLDVADARTKKIVWRGWSQTDVTGLLDNPREMEKRVSESIRRMLSRYPQAGPAGAQP from the coding sequence ATGTTCCTCGCACGTCTCACACGCCTCGCCGTGGTGTCGTCCACCGCCGTGCTGGCGGCCTGCGCATCGGTCAGCGCCGGCGCGGATTTCGATCCTGCGATCCGGCTGGACCAGTATCACTCGTTCGACTGGGGCGCCGGCGATACGATGCCCGCGGGCGACGTGCGGCTCGACAACAACCCGTTCTTCGACTCGCGCGTGCGCGCAGCCGTGGAGCTGGAGATGGCGGCGAAGGGGGTGCAGCGCCGCACGACGTCGCCCGACCTGCTGGTGCACTACCACGTGAGCGTGCGCCAGCGGGTGGACGTGGTGCGGACGGACGAGGCGCGTGGCTACACCGATCCGTGGATGCGGCAGGGGAGCACGGTGGTGGAGTTCGACGAGGGAACGCTGCTCCTGGACGTGGCCGACGCCCGGACGAAGAAGATCGTGTGGCGCGGCTGGTCGCAGACCGACGTGACGGGGCTCCTCGACAACCCCCGCGAGATGGAGAAGCGGGTGAGCGAGTCCATCCGTCGGATGCTCTCGCGCTACCCGCAGGCCGGTCCGGCGGGCGCGCAGCCCTGA
- a CDS encoding acyl-CoA thioesterase, translating to MVPDAPETRDRYRYLTTIDTRWMDNDAYGHVNNVVHYSLFDTTVNRWLVEQGLLDVAGSPVIGLVVETACRFFAPVTFPDRVTVGLRVVHIGTSSVRYELALWRNDEPLACAAGRFVHVYVDRATRRPVPIPAPVRAALELVRATAVATPPATAA from the coding sequence ATGGTGCCCGACGCCCCCGAGACCCGCGACCGCTACCGGTACCTGACCACCATCGACACCCGGTGGATGGACAACGACGCGTACGGGCACGTGAACAACGTCGTGCACTACAGCCTGTTCGACACCACCGTGAACCGCTGGCTGGTGGAGCAGGGGCTGCTGGACGTGGCAGGGAGCCCGGTGATCGGGCTGGTCGTCGAGACGGCCTGCCGGTTCTTTGCCCCCGTCACCTTCCCCGACCGGGTCACCGTCGGCCTGCGCGTGGTGCACATCGGCACCAGCAGCGTGCGCTACGAACTGGCGCTCTGGCGCAACGACGAGCCCCTCGCCTGCGCGGCGGGCCGGTTCGTGCACGTGTACGTCGATCGTGCCACGCGGCGCCCGGTGCCGATCCCCGCCCCGGTGCGTGCCGCGCTCGAGCTGGTGCGCGCCACCGCGGTCGCCACCCCGCCCGCGACGGCCGCCTGA
- a CDS encoding DUF2271 domain-containing protein — protein MSDATHSRHLLSQAPVGRRGMLVQLSGLLLAATGLSAFRRGRVGGAGDAGPVWDDRFELAVDLEIAPQEGARYHRPYVAVWVEDATGRPVRTLSLWVNTTGRGPRYIRELRRWMSGVDGASQDLIATTSSATRLPGQYSVTWNGRDDRGQPVLQGTYRVYIEASREHGGYGVMQQELALGARPVAADLGTNEEIRRAHVEYRRRR, from the coding sequence ATGTCCGATGCCACGCACTCGCGTCACCTCCTGTCGCAGGCGCCCGTCGGCCGTCGCGGGATGCTCGTGCAGCTCTCCGGGCTGCTGCTCGCGGCCACCGGCCTCTCGGCATTCCGTCGGGGCCGGGTTGGGGGCGCCGGTGATGCCGGTCCGGTGTGGGACGACCGCTTCGAGCTGGCGGTGGATCTCGAGATCGCGCCGCAGGAGGGCGCTCGCTACCACCGGCCGTACGTGGCCGTGTGGGTGGAGGATGCCACCGGCCGGCCGGTGCGCACGCTGAGTCTCTGGGTGAACACCACCGGGCGCGGGCCGCGCTACATCCGCGAGCTGCGGCGGTGGATGTCGGGGGTGGATGGCGCGAGCCAGGACCTGATCGCCACCACGTCGAGCGCCACGCGGCTGCCCGGCCAGTACAGCGTGACCTGGAACGGGCGCGACGATCGCGGCCAGCCCGTGCTGCAGGGCACGTACCGCGTGTACATCGAGGCCTCGCGCGAGCATGGCGGCTACGGCGTGATGCAGCAGGAGCTGGCGCTCGGCGCGCGCCCGGTGGCGGCCGATCTCGGCACCAACGAGGAGATCCGGAGGGCGCATGTCGAGTACCGTCGCCGGCGATAG
- a CDS encoding DUF4394 domain-containing protein, with amino-acid sequence MPRLLTRTIPLAVLLLASAQAAAAEVTAYGITTAPGGVQQLVRLDPNTPGAVSTIGATGVRLTGIDFRPATNQLYGYDGDKLYTVSLTSGAATEVFDVANTAGNVGFDFNPTVDRIRLVGSGGTNFRLNPMSGATLVDGGYTFAMGDVNVGRVPSFTAVAYTNSDTDPGTGTTLYGIDPTLGQLVKIDNPNGGTISTVGSLGLAAGASITGFDIVTIGGMNTAWFTAMASGAMTGQLYTVDLGTGAATLVGDVGTPGGLDGLALTAVPEPSSWALMASGLAGLGALSRRRRRAGAR; translated from the coding sequence ATGCCTCGTCTTCTCACACGCACCATCCCGCTCGCCGTCCTGCTGCTCGCCTCCGCGCAGGCGGCCGCCGCAGAGGTCACGGCCTATGGCATCACCACCGCGCCCGGTGGTGTGCAGCAACTCGTCCGGCTCGATCCGAACACACCGGGCGCCGTGAGCACCATCGGTGCCACCGGTGTGCGCCTCACCGGCATCGACTTCCGGCCGGCCACCAACCAGCTCTACGGCTACGATGGCGACAAGCTCTACACCGTGAGCCTCACCAGCGGTGCGGCCACGGAGGTGTTCGACGTGGCGAACACGGCGGGGAACGTCGGCTTCGACTTCAATCCCACGGTGGATCGCATCAGGCTGGTGGGCAGCGGGGGCACGAACTTCCGGCTCAATCCGATGAGCGGCGCCACGCTGGTGGATGGCGGCTACACCTTCGCGATGGGCGACGTGAACGTGGGCCGTGTGCCGTCGTTCACGGCAGTGGCGTACACCAATTCCGACACCGATCCGGGCACCGGCACCACGCTGTACGGCATCGACCCGACGCTCGGCCAGCTCGTGAAGATCGACAACCCCAACGGTGGCACCATCAGCACCGTGGGCAGCCTGGGGCTGGCGGCCGGCGCATCGATCACGGGGTTCGACATCGTCACGATCGGCGGGATGAACACGGCCTGGTTCACGGCGATGGCGAGCGGTGCCATGACGGGGCAGCTCTACACCGTCGACCTCGGCACCGGTGCGGCCACGCTGGTGGGCGACGTCGGGACGCCGGGCGGGCTGGACGGACTCGCACTGACTGCGGTGCCGGAACCGTCGAGCTGGGCCTTGATGGCGTCGGGGCTGGCGGGACTTGGCGCACTGTCGCGACGTCGCCGACGGGCAGGCGCGCGCTGA
- a CDS encoding DsrE family protein encodes MPPRTPRTPRTPRTPRTLYAALTILVAALTFPGAAAAQGAGAPGAQPSGPVIQSAGPSFRVDDPTFVVPASHEFKAVFEIRVGGGDTVKVNEQLVTAARFYNLHVRHGYAERQVQAAAVFHGSGWTALLSDAAFAARFGGKPNPSRRLVEELLQHGAQLVLCGQTAGRAGVKREELLPGVTVALSAMTALDFLQSQGFRYIPW; translated from the coding sequence ATGCCTCCACGCACCCCGCGCACCCCGCGCACCCCGCGCACCCCGCGCACCCTGTACGCCGCGCTCACGATCCTGGTTGCCGCGCTCACGTTCCCCGGTGCCGCCGCGGCGCAGGGCGCCGGCGCGCCGGGCGCACAGCCGTCCGGTCCCGTGATCCAGAGCGCCGGGCCGTCGTTCCGCGTGGATGACCCGACCTTCGTCGTGCCGGCCAGCCACGAGTTCAAGGCGGTCTTCGAGATCCGCGTGGGCGGCGGTGACACGGTGAAGGTCAACGAGCAACTCGTCACCGCGGCGCGCTTCTACAACCTGCACGTACGGCACGGCTACGCCGAGCGACAGGTGCAGGCCGCCGCCGTCTTCCACGGCAGCGGATGGACCGCTCTGCTCAGCGACGCGGCCTTCGCCGCCCGCTTCGGCGGCAAGCCGAATCCGAGCCGCCGCCTGGTGGAGGAACTGCTGCAGCACGGTGCCCAGCTGGTGCTCTGCGGCCAGACGGCGGGTCGCGCCGGCGTGAAGCGCGAGGAGCTGCTGCCCGGCGTGACGGTGGCGCTGTCGGCGATGACCGCGCTGGACTTCCTGCAGTCCCAGGGATTCCGGTACATCCCCTGGTGA